The following nucleotide sequence is from Solidesulfovibrio carbinolicus.
ACCTTGGCCGCGAACTGGCCGGCGAGTTTGAAGCCTGGACCCAGGCCCTTTCCCCGGATGATCCCTGCCTCATTGCCACCACCTCCGGCACCACCGGCCGGCCCAAGCTGGCCCTGCTCTCACACAAAAACCTCCTGGCCATGGCCCACAACCTGGGGCTGGTGGACGCCAAGCGCGACACCGACGAGTTCGTCTCCTTCCTGCCCCTGGCCTGGATGGGCGAGCAGATGATGGCCGCCGCCTCGGCGCTCCTTTTCGGCTTCACCGTCAATTTCCCCGAAGACCCGGACACGGTGCAGGAAAACATCCGGGAGATCGGTCCCCACGTCATCTTCTCCCCTCCGCGCGTCTGGGAGAATCTGGCCGCCCGGGTCCGGGTCAAGATCATGGAGACCACGCCGCTCAAACGCTTTCTCTACGAAAAGCTCCTGCCCATCGGCATCCGCTACGCCGATGCCCGCTTTGCCGGCCGCAAGCCGGGCCTGCCCCTGCGTCTGGCCTATTTCCTCGCCTGGGTCTGCCTGTTCCGGGCGCTCAAAGACCGGCTCGGTTTTTCCAACGTCCGTTCGGCCAGCACCGGCGGCGCGGCCCTTGGTCCCGACGCCTTCCGCTTTTTCCACGCCATGGGCGTCAATCTTAAGCAGATATACGGCCAGACCGAAATCGCCGGCATCTCCTGCATCCACCGCGACGGGGCCGTGGATTTCACTTCGGTGGGCCAGCCCATCCCGGACACCGAGCTGACCATTGCCGCAGACGGCGAGATTCTGTCCAAAAGCCCGTCGGTCTTTCTCGGCTATTACAAAAACCCCGAGGCCACGGCCGAAACCCTCACCGACGACGGCCGGTTGCGTTCGGGCGATGCCGGCTATTTCGACGACGCCGGCCGGCTGGTGGTCATCGACCGGGTCAAGGACGTCATGACCCTGGCCGACGGCTTCAAGTTCTCGCCCCAGTTCATGGAGAACAAGCTCAAGTTCTCGCCCTACGTCAAAGAAGCCGTGGTCCTCGGCCACACCCGCGACCATCTGGCCGCCATCGTCTGCATCGACGCCGAGATCGTCGGCCGCTGGGCCGAGTCCAAGGGCCTCACCTATACCACCTACCAGGATCTTGCCGCCAAGGCCGAGGTCTACGGGCTGGTGCAGGGCGAGATCGCCGGCATAAACGCCGGGTTGGCTCCCAAGATGCGGGTGCGCCGCTTCGCTTTGCTGTTTAAGGAACTCGACGCCGACGACGGCGAACTGACCCGCACCCGCAAGGTGCGCCGCAAAGTGGTCGGCGAGCGCTATGCCGGCCTCATCGAGGCGCTCTACTCCGACGCCTGCAGCCTCAATCTGCGGGCCGAGATCACCTACCAGGACGCCAGCGTCCGGGAGATGTGCGGCGAACTGCGTCTGGAAAACGTGGCCGAGACGGCCGGTCCCGGCTGATTCGCCGCTGTTGCGAAGAATTTGGCCGCCGCCTGCGGCCAGGGCATGAGGAGAGAGCGTGGACTATTATCTGCAACTGCTTGTTTCGGGGCTGGTCATCGGCAGCATCTACAGCCTCGTGGCCCTGGGTTTTGTCATCATCTACAAGGCCACCAAGGTGGTCAATTTCGCCCAGGGCGAACTGGTCATGGTCGGGGCCTACATCTGTTTTTCGCTGACCGTCCAGGCCAAGCTGCCCTTTCTGGCGGCCTTTTTCCTGACGCTCGCCTTCTCGTTCATTCTCGGCATCGCCATCGAACGGCTCATCCTGCGGCCCATGATCGGCGAACCCATCATCAGCGTCGTCATGGTCACCATCGGCCTGTCCTCGGTACTCAAATCCCTGGTCCAGCTGTTCTGGGGCACGCAGATCCAGGTCTTTCCGCCGGTGCTGCCCCAGGAGCCGGTGATGATCGCCGGGCTGCCCGTGGCCCCGGTCTATCTGGCCGCCTTTGCCCTCTCCATCATCCTCTTCCTCATCTTCTCGGCCTTTTTCAAATACTCGCGCCTGGGCATCGCCATGCGGGCCACGGCCTTTGACCAGCAGGCCGCCGCCAGCATGGGCATCGGGATTAAAAACATCTTCGCCCTGTCCTGGTGCATCGCCGCCATGGTCTCCTCCATCGGCGGGATCATCCTCGGCAACATCAACGGCATAAACGCCCAGCTTGGGCATTTGGGCCTCAAGGTCTTCCCGGCCGTGATCCTCGGCGGCCTGGACAGCCTGCTCGGCGCGGCCCTGGGCGGCCTTATCATCGGCGTCCTGGAAAACGTCTGCGATGGCGCGGCCAAGGAGTTTCTCGGCCTTGGGGGCTTCAAGGACGTGGCCGCTTTTCTCTTCCTCGTCGTCATTCTCATGATCAAACCCTACGGGCTCTTCGGCGCCCGGGAAATCGAGCGGGTGTAGCCCATGCACGGACAATGCGGACTGTTTTTCCGAACCTATGCCGGCGAGGCCCAGCTTTTCCCCGGCCGGTTCTTGAAAATTTCCATGCTCCTTTTTTTTGCGGCCCTGTGCCTGGCACCCTGGGCCATGAACAAGTACCTCGTCTCGATCCTGTGCCTGATCAATATTTCCGTCATCGGCGCGGTGTCGCTCAACCTGCTCACCGGTTCCTGCGGCCAGATCTCCCTGGGCCACGGAGCCTTTTTCGGGGTCGGGGCCTACTCGGCCGCCTATCTGGCCAACCTGGGCCTGCCCTTTCTGCTGGTTCTGCCCGGGGCCGGGGCCATCACGGCGCTGACCGGCATGGTCTTCGGCCTGCCCTCCCTGCGCCTGAAAGGCATCTATCTGGCCATCGCCACCCTGGCCGCCCAGCTCATCCTCGAATACGTCTTTCTCCACTGGGACGCCGTCACCGGCGGCTCCGGCGGCATGGCCCTTGATCCGCCGTCCATCTTCGGTTTCGCCTTTGATTCCGACCTCAAGATGTTCTACCTGACCCTGGCCGTGGCCGCCTTGTGCGTCCTTTGCGTGCGAAACGTCATGCGCACCTGCCTGGGCCGGGCCTTTGTGGCCATCCGCGACTACCACCTCTCGGCCGAGATCGTCGGTGTGGACCTTTTCGCCTACAAGCTGCGGGCCTTTGGCCTCAGTTCCTTTCTGGCCGGTGTGGGCGGGGCGCTGTGGGGCTCCTACACCATGTACATCACCCCGGAACAGTTCGGCATAGGGCTGTCGGTCAGCTATCTGGCCATGATCATCATCGGGGGCCTGGGCAGCGTCATCGGCGGCGTTTTCGGCGCAGTCTTTATTACCATCCTGCCGGAACTGCTCAATTTCATCGCCCAACATGCCGGCGCGGCCTTCACGGATTTAAGCGGCGCGCTGCTGGCCATGAAGGAAGGCGTCTTTGGCCTGGTCCTGGTCCTGTTTCTCATCTTTGAACCCGAAGGGCTGGCCAACCGCTGGCGGCTCGTCAAATCCTATTGGAAGCTCTATCCCTTTGCCCATTAGCCCTGCGCCGCAAGGCGGCGGACTGTCGGGGCGCGGCGCAAGCCGTCAGGCCAGGGGATTACCGGACATCCCGGCGGACAAAGCCGGGACGCAACACGCAACCGTGGGGGGAAACATGAAACGACTGGCAAAACTGCTCACCCTGGCCCTGGCCTGGACCCTGGCTGTGCCCGGTGTCGTGCGCGCCGAGGAGACCGTCAACATCGGCCTGCTCTCCGACCTGTCCGGCCCGACCTCGGCCGTGGGCGTGCCCTACTCCGAGGGCATCAAGGATGCGGCCAAATATTTAAATGAAAACGGCGGTATCGCCGGCAAGCCCATAAAGCTCATCGAGGTGGACTACGCCTACAACGCCCAGCAGGCCCTGTCTGCGTATAAGCGCTTCACCTCCCAGGACAAGATCGTGGCCCTGCAGGGCTGGGGCACCCAGGACACCGAAGCCCTGACCAAGTTCGTGGGCAAGGACCAGATCCCGACCCTGTCCGCCTCCTACTCCGCCCACCTCACCGATCCGGCCAAGGCCCCGTACAACTTCTTCGTGGCCGCCGACTATTCCACCCAGATTCGTGGAGCGCTCAAATACTTCAAAGGCAACTGGAAAGAAGCCCGCGCCCCCAAGGTGGCCTTTGTCTACCCCGACCATCCCTACGGGTTGGTGCCCATTCCGGCGGCCAAGGACTATGCCAAGGAACTGGGCTTTGAGCTCGTGGGTGATGAGACCGTGGCCCTGGGCGCCATGGACGCCATGGCCCAGATGCTGCGCCTGCAAAAGCTGGCCCCGGACTACGTCTGGATCGGCGGCACCACGCCGTCGGCCGCCGTCATCATGAAGGACGCCCAGAAACTCGGCTTTAAAACCACGTTTTTCTGCAACATCTGGGGCGTGGACGAGAGCCTGTTCAAGCTGGCCGGCGACGCCGCGGGTGGCGCCTATTCGCTCCAGACCGCCGTGGTCTACGGCCAGAAGGTTCCCGGCATGGCCGTCATTGAAAAGCTGACGGGCGGCACGCCCAAAATGACCCACTACATCCGGGGCTTTGCCTCCATGCTGGTCATGGCCGAAGGCCTGAAGATCGCCGCCGCCAAAGGCCCGCTTACCGGCCCGGCCATCAAGGACGCCTTGGAGACGCTGCGCGACTACAATCCCATGGGTCTGACCCCGCCCATCAGCTTCTTCCCCAACGACCACCGGCCCAACATGTCGGTCATCATCTACAAGGTCGAAGCCGGCAAGATGGTCGAAGTGGCTACGGAAACCCTGGAACGCAAGCCCGAATGGCTGGGGAAATAGACGCCGTGGATCTGCTCGCCGTTGAAAACCTCGAAGTCGTTTACAACGACGTGGCGCTGACCCTCAAAGGGCTGTCGCTTCGCGCCGGGCAGGGTCGGATCACGGCCCTGCTCGGGGCCAACGGGGCCGGGAAGTCCACCACCCTCAAAGCCATCTCCGGGCTTCTGGCCGGCGAGGACGGAGCCATTACCGACGGGCGCATCGTCTACGACGGCGCGCCCATAAGCCGGCTGGCCCCGGAACGCATCGTGCGCCTGGGCGTGTTCCAGGTCATGGAAGGACGACGGGTGTTCGAGGACATGAGCGTGGAGGACAACCTGCGCTGCGGCGGCGTCACCCGCCCGGCCAGGGAGTTTCGGGCCAGCGTGGAGCGCGTCTACGACTACTTCCCGCGCCTCAAGGAACGTCGCCTGCAACTGGCCGGCTACATGTCCGGCGGCGAGCAACAGATGCTGGCCATCGGCCGGGCGCTCATCGCCAAACCGCGCCTGCTGCTCCTCGACGAGCCTTCCCTGGGGCTGGCCCCGCTGCTCGTGGAGGAAATCTTTGACATCATCCGCCGGGTCAACCGCGACGAGGGCGTGACCATCCTTTTGGTCGAGCAAAACGCCCGGGCGGCGCTCGGTATCGCCGATGTCGGCTTTATCATGGAAAACGGCCGCATCGTCCTCGACGGCACGTCCCAGGAACTTTTAAACAACCCCGATGTCCAGGAATTCTATCTGGGCCTGTCCCACGGCGGCGAAAAACGCCGCTACCGGGACGTCAAACACTACCGCCGCCGCAAACGCTGGCTGGGGTAGGGGTAACAGAATACATAAGAAAAGACGCCTCCGGCGGCCGGGGGGGATAATCCCCCCCGGACCCCCTTGATGGAACGAGTTATCAGGGGGTTATGGCGTGAGCTGGCAAGTTGGCCGGTTGTGGACAGGACGGCGGAAACAGACCCAACGCAATTCGAGAAAGAGGCGAAATATGGACGCAGCAAAGCCCGCTTCCGGCTTTTATTCCCCCCTGGAGAGCATGGACCGCGAGGCCGTGGCGGCTCGCAAGTTCGACCGCCTGGGCCGGCTCCTGAGCCATGCCTTCGCGCACAGCGGGGAGTTTCGCAGCCGCCTGGAGGCCGCCGGTCTGGTTCCGTCCGACATCACGTCCTGGGACGATTTCGCCCGCATCCCGCCGCTTGGCAAAAAACAGCTCCTCGCCCTCCAGGACGGCGGGGCCGGACTGGCCCGCCTGCTCACCGGCGGCGTTGCCGGGCTGCGCCGCATCTACCAGTCGCCGGGACCGCTTTTTGATCCCGAAGGACCGGGACCGGACTATTGGGGCTGGGCCGAGGCCTTTTACGCCGCCGGCTTTGCCCGGGGCGATCTGGTCCAGATGACGTTTAGCTATCACCTGACCCCGGCCGGCCTCATGCTGGAGGAACCGCTGCTGGAACTCGGATGCGCCGTCATCCCGGCCGGACCGGGCAACACCGACGTCCAGATCGACCTCATGACCCGCCTGCCAGTGACCGGGTTCGTCGGCATGACCAGCTACCTCGACGTCATCGCCGACAAGGCCCGGGAGCGGGGCCTCGACCTGCATCGGGATTTCCGGCTGCGCACGGCCTTTGTGGCGGCCGAGCGTCTGCCCGAGAGCCTGCGCCAGAAAGTCCAGGACGCCTTTGCCATGACCATCCTCCAAGGCTACGGCACGGCCGACGTGGGCTGCATCGCCTACGAATGCTCGGAACTCACCGGCATGCACGTCAGTTCCCGGGGCATCCTGGAAATCTGCGAACCAGGCACCGGCCGGCCCCTGCCAGCCGGCGAAATCGGTGAAGTGGTCTTTACGCCCTTTGTTAACGCCTACCCGCTCATCCGCCTGGCCACGGGCGATCTCTCCAAGCTTGCTGACGCGCCCTGCCCCTGCGGGCGCACCGCACCGCGCCTGACCGGCATCCTCGGCCGGGCCGACGATACGGCCAAGGTCAAAGGACAGTTCATTTATCCGGCCCAGGCCGCCGAAGTCGCCGCCGGCTTCCCGGCCATCGCCGCGTGGCAGATCGTTGTGCAAAATCCCGACGGCAAGGATGCCATCGAAGTGCGCCTGTGCTGCAGCGCCCCCCTGGACACAGGCGCTTTCGCGGCCCGGTTCCAGGAACGGCTCAAGCTGCGCCCCCAGGTGACGGTGCTGCCCGCGGGTGAAACCATCAGACCCGACGCGCCCAGACTCATCGATCTGCGCCGTTTCGACTAGCCTCAGGGCTGGCAGGCAGACCCAAACAAGGCCGATGGGAATAATGGAGACAGCCAGGGACATCATCCCGCGCAGGCCGCCCCCCTGAGTTTCGTGAATTGGAGCCGCCCCGGCTCCGCATTTCCCTAGAATCCCAGGCCAAAAGATTATCCAGGCAGGTTATCCAACAGAAAAAGGGGTCAGATCTTTCGATCTGACCCTTTGAAATCTCTGGTCGGGATGAGAGGATTTGAACCTCCGCCCCCCTGAACCCCATGGGCCGGGCACCTGATCTGAATTCTGAAATCATTGGATATTTTTTTGAAAATGATAACTTTTTTCCGACATACCTGCTTGGCGACGAAGGGGAACGGTTCTCCAGATGTTATCCAGATTGCAGCGGCGGCCCCGGGAAAAATATCCCCCTGTTCTAGGTCAAAACGCCCTCTCCCCTCTCCTCGCCTTGGATAACATCCAAAAATCTATTACAGCCGATCTCCTTGACCAACAGTCCCCCAAAGGGGATAAGTCAAGTACCTCTCTCGCCGCTCATACTTACAAACCAAGGGGGACTTCATCCATGTCTGCCAAAGTAAAAATTTACACCCTCTCAACTTGCTCACACTGCACCCAAGCCAAAGACTTTCTCGACGAACGCAATGTCGCCTATGACCCCGTCAGCGTGGACTTCATGTCCGGCGACGAGCGAACCCAGGTTCTCGACACACTCCGCAAGCTCAACCCGGCAATCACGTTCCCGACCATCGTCATCGGCGAAAAGGTTATCGTGGGATTTCGCCGCGAAGAAATTGAAGCTGCCCTCAAGGAAGCCGACATCGAGACGGAAGTCAAAGCTCCGACTTGGCAACAGCCCTGAAAGAGACTGAATAAACCTCCGCACAACCGGCCAGAACCGGAGGTGTCATCATTGCTCTTGAGGGGTAACAGTCCATATCCGTTTCAATGGGGGCTCAGTCTTCAAATCTTCATCGAATTTTTCGTACGTCAAGAACAACTGCTCAAGTAATTCCTTCTGCGACCAAAGCCTTACTCGGAAGAAACTTGCCGCCTGTTCTCGCCTCGAAGCAGCCGGAGCACGGCCTGAGTCTTGTGAGGCGCCCAGAATCGCTTGAGTGCTTCTCCCTCTCTCAGCATACGGCACATCCCGAGCGGCAGAGTCATACCGCCAAGTTGGTGTCCAAGAAAACCCTAGGCCAATCCACTAGTGAAAATTGACAGACTGCGCCGTCTGTGCGATATTGTAAAAAAATAGTGTATCTTAGATGATGCAATCCAGACCGGGAGGGGCGATGCCGGCTCGGAATCACGGACGTGCCTGGTGCTTGGGGGTGCGGTGTCTGGCCTGGGGGCTGGCCGTGCTGCTCGGCTTGGCCGCAGTTGCCCATGCGGCGGATATCATGTCTCCCGAGGAGCGAGCCGCCCTGGCCGAGCTCAAGCAGATCCGCCTCGTCTACGACTGGAAATACCCGCCGTTTGAGTTCCTGGGCGAGGACGGCCGTTTCTCGGGGCTAGCCGCCGATTTCATCAAGGAGATTGAGAACAGCTTGGGCGTCGCCATCCGGGCCGAAGCCGAGCGAGATTGGCCGGCGTTGCTGGAAAGCCTCAAGGAGCGTCGGGCCGACATGGCCCCGGCCATGGCTTACACCGCCGAGCGCGCTCAGTATCTGCTGTTTACCGACCCCTACGTGCATCTGCCCACTGTGGTGTTCACCCAGAAGCATTTTAAGCACATTGACGGACTAGCCGATCTGCGCGGCCTGCGGGTGGGCGTGGTCAACGGCTATGTCTCCCACGCCTTTCTCAAGAGCAATTATCCGGACACGTTTACCATTGTGCCGGTGAACAACATCCAGGAAGGCCTGCGCCAAACCGCATTCGGCGATCTCGACGCTTTTGTGGAGAACGTGGGCGTGGCCTCGTATTACATCGAGCAGGAAGGCCTGCGCAATCTGCGGGTGGCCGCCACCACCGAGCACGAGACGGCCTTGTCCATGGCCGTGCGCAGCGACCGACCGTTACTGTTCTCCGCCATCCAGAAGGCCCTGGCCAACATTCCCCAGGAGCGTCGACGCGCCTTGCTTGACAAATGGGTCCATCCCCAGGAGCGCCAGATACGCACCCTGACCTGGCTGTTATACGCAGCCATCGGGCTGCTCTCGGTCACTGTGGCGTTGCTTGGCGTCCTGCTTTACCGCTCCCTGGCCTTGCGGCGGGCCTACCAAAACAAGGCCCAGGAACTGGCGGCCGAACTGGAACGCAGCCTGACGTTCCAGCAGGCTCTGCGGGCCAGCGAGGAAAAATACCGGGCCATCTTCGATCATGCCCCCATCGGAATCTTCCGCTGCACCTATGGCGACGGCCTGCAGGAGGTCAACGCCGCCCTCGCCCGCATGCACGGCTTCTCCAGCCCCGAGGCCATGCTCGGCGGTCTCGAACATCTGCCGCTTAACAGCTATCTGCGTCCCCAAGGATCACGGGATATCCGCAGCGCTCTGGCCGTCTCGCCCCAGGGGCTGCGCTTGGAAGCGCTCCTGGGACGTAGGGACGGACAAGCGTTTCCGGCCATCATCAACGCTTCCCTCCAGTACGACGCCGCAGGCGAACCGGCCAGCATTAACGGCCTTGTCGAGGACGTGGCCGAGCGACGGCAGGCCGAAGAGGCTCTGCGCGAAAGCGAAGCCCGGTACCGTTCCGTCATTGAGAACATCCAGGACATGTACTACCGCACCGACCGCGAAGGCCGGCTGGTAATGCTCAGCCCCTCCACGCCGCGCCAGCTCGGCTACGACTCGGTCGATGAGCTGCTTGGCCGGCCGGCCGCAGATTTCTGGATGGAACCTGACAAACGCCACGCCCTTTTGGAGCGCATCGCGGTCGAGGGCCGGGTCCTGGACTACGAAGTCACTCTTAAGGACAAAAGCGGAGGGCCGGTGCTGGTTTCAACCACCAGCGCTTATTACCGCGACGGAGAGGGGCGGGTGCTTGGCGTGGAGGGCATTTTCCGGGACATCACTGGGCGCAAGCAGCTGGAGATGCAACTGGCCGACCAACTGGCCTTCCAACAGGCGCTCCTGGACACCATCCCCTACGCGGTCTTTTACAAGGGCACGGACTGCCGATTCTTGGGCTTTAACAAGGCCTATGAAGACTGGTTCGGGGTGCGCCGTCAGGATCTCATTGGCAAGACGGTGCTGGATCTGGACTATCTGCCCGCCGAGGACCGGGCTGCCTATCAGGCCGAGGATGAGGCCGTTATTGCCGGGGCCGAGCCGGTGCACAAGGAAATGTCCATCCCCCTGGCCGACGGCGCGGTGCACCAGACCCTGTATTCGGTCACCGGATTTCGCCTGTCCGGCGGCGCTTCAGGCGGGCTGATCGGCGTCATCGTGGACATCACCGAGCACAAAAAGATGCAGGAGCTGATGATCCAAACCGAGAAGATGATGAGCGTGGGCGGGCTGGCCGCAGGTATGGCCCACGAACTCAACAACCCCCTAGGCATCATCTTGCAGTCGGTGCAGAATATGGAGCGCCGGTTATCGCCTGCCCTGCCGGGCAATCTGGAAGTGGCCCGGCGGCTCGGCTTGGAAATGGATTCCATTGCCGCCTACATGCGCGCCCGCAACATCGACGAATACCTACGCGGTATCCAGGAGGCCGGCGACCGGGCCGCCCGGATCATCCGCACCATGCTCGATTTCAGCCGCAGCAGCCAATCCCTGCGCGCTTCATGCAACGTCAACGCCCTCCTCGATATGGCCGTGGATCTGGCCGCCAATGATTATGATCTCAAAAAACGCTATGACTTCAAAGGCATCCGCATCGAACGCGATTACGATCCGACCCTGCCGCCGGTGGAGTGCATGGAGACGGAGATCGTCCAGGTGCTGCTCAATATCATCAAGAACGCGGCTCAGGCCATGGCGGACCGGGGCCAGCGGCCCGACCCGCCCACCCTGCGTCTGATCACCCGCCACGACCCCGACGCCGCCCGCATCGAGATACGGGACAATGGACCGGGCATGGACGAGGCCACCCGCCGACGCGTGTTCGAACCGTTTTTTACCACCAAGCCCCAGGGCGAAGGGACGGGCCTTGGCCTGTCTGTGGGTTTTTTCATCATCGCCCAGAAGCACAAGGGAAGAATCTCCGTGGCGTCGCGTCTCGGTCAGGGAACCGCGTTTGCCGTCGAGATTCCCCTGGGAGATGCCCAAACATGACTTCCGAACGCATCCGCGTGCTGATTATCGACGACGAGGCCCTGTTGGGCTTGGCCGCCCAGGATTACCTGGAAGACGAAGGGCGCTTCGAGGCGTTCGTGGCGCAGGATGCCGAGTCCGGCCTGGACCTTCTGCGGCGTCAGGCCATTGACGTATGTCTGGTGGACCTGCGTTTGCCGGGTTCAAACGGCATTGAGTTTATGCTCCAGGCTCAGGACCTGTACCCGGCCCTGCGCTTTCTCGTCCATACCGGCTCCCCCGAGGAGCAGTTCCCCAAGGCGATCATGCAGGACATCCCCGGCTTCCGGGGCGTGCTCTACAAGCCCGTGGCCGACATGGAGGTGATCGTCCGTGCCCTTGACAATGCCCTTCGCTAAGGCCCTGGGCCTGCCTCCCGGGCAGGCGGTGCGGGTGCTGGTCATTGACGACGAGGCCATGCTGCGCCGCACCCTGGCCGATTATCTGGAAGACATGGGCTGCCGGACCGCCCTGGCCGCCAACGGGGCCGAAGGGCTCGAGGTCCTGGAGCGCTTCGCCCCGGACGTGGTTCTGGTGGACCTCAACATGCCGGTCATGGACGGCTATGGCTTTATCGAGCGGATTCGGGCCAGCGCCCCTGAACTGCCCCTGATCGTGGTCTCCGGCGTCGGAACCGTGGACAAGGCCGTTGAGGCCATCCGGCTGGGAGCCTGGGACTACATCACCAAACCGGTGTCGCGCTTTGCCGTGGTGGAGCACGCCCTGTCCCGGGTCCTGGAGCGCGCACGACTCCTGCGGGAAAACCGCAACTACCAGCACAACCTGGAAGCCCTGGTGGACGCGCGCACGGCCGAACTGCGCGACACCCGCCGCCAGATTCTCTACAGCCTGGGCAAGGCGGCGGAATACCGCGACAACGAGACCGGCCACCACGTCATCCGGGTGGGCGAGATGTGCGCCGCCCTTGGCCGTTGCCTGGGCCTGGACCCGGCCCGGGTGGAGATGCTGCGCGAGGCCGCCCCCCTACACGACATAGGCAAGATCGGCGTGCCCGACCACATCCTGCTCAAGCCCGGTCCGCTCACCCCGGAGGAATGGGTCGTTATGCAGCGCCACTGCGAATACGGCTGCATGATCCTCAGCCAGCCCCTGGCCGAGGGCCAGCCCGAGGCCATGGTCTGCACCACCGCAGATCCCATGGCCGCCCTCGGCGCGAAACAGCAACTCATGCCCCTGGCCCAGACCATCGCCCTATCCCACCACGAACGCTGGGACGGGACCGGCTATCCCAAGGGGCTGCTCGGGGAGTCCATTGCCCTGGAAGCCCGCATCGTCTCGGTGGTGGACGTCTACGACGCCGTTGGCAACCATCGCCCCTATAAGGCCGCCTTTCCCGAGGATGCCTGCCAACGCATCATACGCCAGGGCGCAGGCACGGCCTTTGATCCGGCCGTGGTGGAGGCCTTTTTCGCCGAACTCAAGACCATCCTGTACTACAAGGACCGCTGGCGTGATGTGCTCGCCCACGGGCCAGCGAATTTCTGAATTCAGGCAACTTTTGACGAGCCAAGCTTTCGTTCACCTGGGTTTCTCGCCTGGAGAAGCGTTTCAATTCTATTGAAGCCATGCAGACATCCTGCTCGGCGGACTACCGGCGCTGGTGAAGTGGCGCATGTGCGGCTCTGTTACAGCCGAATGTGTTATAAGAACACTGTTCAAACAATTCCTTCTGTGACCAAAGTCTTACTCGAAAAAAGCTCGCGGCCAATTCCTTTTGTACATTTGGCTTGAAACCTCCCCAAGAAACGAAGAGTCCTTCTGTAGC
It contains:
- a CDS encoding PAS domain S-box protein translates to MPARNHGRAWCLGVRCLAWGLAVLLGLAAVAHAADIMSPEERAALAELKQIRLVYDWKYPPFEFLGEDGRFSGLAADFIKEIENSLGVAIRAEAERDWPALLESLKERRADMAPAMAYTAERAQYLLFTDPYVHLPTVVFTQKHFKHIDGLADLRGLRVGVVNGYVSHAFLKSNYPDTFTIVPVNNIQEGLRQTAFGDLDAFVENVGVASYYIEQEGLRNLRVAATTEHETALSMAVRSDRPLLFSAIQKALANIPQERRRALLDKWVHPQERQIRTLTWLLYAAIGLLSVTVALLGVLLYRSLALRRAYQNKAQELAAELERSLTFQQALRASEEKYRAIFDHAPIGIFRCTYGDGLQEVNAALARMHGFSSPEAMLGGLEHLPLNSYLRPQGSRDIRSALAVSPQGLRLEALLGRRDGQAFPAIINASLQYDAAGEPASINGLVEDVAERRQAEEALRESEARYRSVIENIQDMYYRTDREGRLVMLSPSTPRQLGYDSVDELLGRPAADFWMEPDKRHALLERIAVEGRVLDYEVTLKDKSGGPVLVSTTSAYYRDGEGRVLGVEGIFRDITGRKQLEMQLADQLAFQQALLDTIPYAVFYKGTDCRFLGFNKAYEDWFGVRRQDLIGKTVLDLDYLPAEDRAAYQAEDEAVIAGAEPVHKEMSIPLADGAVHQTLYSVTGFRLSGGASGGLIGVIVDITEHKKMQELMIQTEKMMSVGGLAAGMAHELNNPLGIILQSVQNMERRLSPALPGNLEVARRLGLEMDSIAAYMRARNIDEYLRGIQEAGDRAARIIRTMLDFSRSSQSLRASCNVNALLDMAVDLAANDYDLKKRYDFKGIRIERDYDPTLPPVECMETEIVQVLLNIIKNAAQAMADRGQRPDPPTLRLITRHDPDAARIEIRDNGPGMDEATRRRVFEPFFTTKPQGEGTGLGLSVGFFIIAQKHKGRISVASRLGQGTAFAVEIPLGDAQT
- a CDS encoding response regulator, which produces MTSERIRVLIIDDEALLGLAAQDYLEDEGRFEAFVAQDAESGLDLLRRQAIDVCLVDLRLPGSNGIEFMLQAQDLYPALRFLVHTGSPEEQFPKAIMQDIPGFRGVLYKPVADMEVIVRALDNALR
- a CDS encoding HD domain-containing phosphohydrolase encodes the protein MPLTMPFAKALGLPPGQAVRVLVIDDEAMLRRTLADYLEDMGCRTALAANGAEGLEVLERFAPDVVLVDLNMPVMDGYGFIERIRASAPELPLIVVSGVGTVDKAVEAIRLGAWDYITKPVSRFAVVEHALSRVLERARLLRENRNYQHNLEALVDARTAELRDTRRQILYSLGKAAEYRDNETGHHVIRVGEMCAALGRCLGLDPARVEMLREAAPLHDIGKIGVPDHILLKPGPLTPEEWVVMQRHCEYGCMILSQPLAEGQPEAMVCTTADPMAALGAKQQLMPLAQTIALSHHERWDGTGYPKGLLGESIALEARIVSVVDVYDAVGNHRPYKAAFPEDACQRIIRQGAGTAFDPAVVEAFFAELKTILYYKDRWRDVLAHGPANF